Proteins encoded by one window of Catharus ustulatus isolate bCatUst1 chromosome 37, bCatUst1.pri.v2, whole genome shotgun sequence:
- the TRAPPC14 gene encoding trafficking protein particle complex subunit 14 isoform X2 → MESQCDYSMYFPAVPFPPREFLAGESSGYRSLPRRNHLYLGETVRFLLVLRKNPGSSDRNSGNSERNSGSSDRNSGNAERNAGNADRNAGNAERNAGNAERNAGNAERNAGNAERNAGNAERNAGSSNRNAGNAERNAGNAERNAGIAERNAGIADRNAGNAERNAGSSDRNAANSDGNAENLDKNSLNLDKNLGNLDKNPLSLDRSLGNSDRNAENLDKNLGNSDRNLGNLDRNAGNSDRNLGNSDKNVRNSAVKTPWMQLASSLSALATVTSGDSAGRAREEQEIPGNSSGNSEEPPLFRECRALLTHSRGAPGPAGLPVDDPIVSQDEVIFPLTVALDRLPPGTAKAKIVVTVWQRDTEPPEARTGGYLRLLQGRAPGQVFRQQHGAFKAQVSTLLTVLPPPRVRCRQVTVSGKYLTVLKVLNGSSQEELSLWDVQILPNFNASYLPVMPDGSVLLVDDVCHHSGEVPVGAFCRVPGCHSRWPCPLSALEEQNFLFQLQAPERPPRDAKEGLEVPLVAVVRWSTPKLPFTDSIVTHYRLPSIRLERPRFVMTATCESPVVALQRFTVTYTLLNDLQDFLAVRLVWTPEATAGKARGALDSVVCHTPLTNLGYSRKGSARTFRVAFQALRAGLFELSQHMKLKLQFTASVTSAPPEARPVSRKSSPSSPAVRELVAGLGRSQSFSHQQPARSHLMRSGSVMERRAITPPVGSPVGRPLYLPAGDKAVLALDKIAKRECKVLVVPPVK, encoded by the exons ATGGAATCGCAGTGCGATTACTCCATGTACTTCCCGGCCGTTCCTTTCCCTCCCCGCGAGTTCCTGGCCGGGGAATCCTCGGGGTATCGATCCCTGCCCCGCCGCAACCACCTGTACCTGGGCGAGACCGTGCGCTTCCTGCTGGTCCTGCGCAAAAATCCCGGGAGTTCTGacaggaattctgggaattctgagaGGAATTCTGGGAGTTCTGacaggaattctgggaatgcAGAGAGGAATGCTGGGAATGCAGACAGGAATGCTGGGAATGCAGAGAGGAATGCTGGGAATGCAGAAAGGAATGCTGGGAATGCAGAAAGGAATGCTGGGAATGCCGAAAGGAATGCTGGGAATGCAGAGAGGAATGCTGGGAGTTCCAACAGGAATGCTGGGAATGCAGAGAGGAATGCTGGGAATGCAGAGAGGAATGCTGGGATTGCAGAAAGGAATGCTGGGATTGCAGACAGGAATGCTGGGAATGCAGAGAGGAATGCTGGGAGTTCCGACAGAAATGCCGCGAATTCCGACGGAAATGCTGAGAATTTGGACAAAAATTCCCTGAACTTGGACAAAAATCTTGGGAATTTGGATAAAAATCCCCTCAGTTTGGACAGAAGTCTTGGGAATTCCGACAGAAATGCTGAGAATTTGGACAAAAATCTTGGGAATTCGGACAGAAATCTTGGGAATTTGGACAGAAATGCCGGGAATTCGGACAGAAATCTTGGGAATTCCGACAAAAATGTTAGGAATTCTGCCGTGAAAACGCCCTGGATGCAGCTGGCCTCGTCCCTGTCCGCCCTGGCCACGGTGACGAGCGGGGACAGCGCCGGGAGGGCCCGGGAGGAGCAGGAAATCCCCGGGAATTCTTCGGGGAATTCGGAGGAGCCGCCGCTGTTCCGCGAGTGCCGAGCGCTGCTGACGCATTCCCGCGGCGCGCCGGGCCCTGCCGGG CTCCCCGTGGATGACCCCATCGTGTCCCAGGACGAGGTGATTTTCCCTCTCACCGTGGCCCTGGATCGGCTCCCGCCCGGCACCGCCAAGGCCAAg atCGTGGTGACCGTGTGGCAGCGCGACACCGAGccaccaga ggccaggacag gggGGTAcctgaggctgctccagggccgCGCCCCCGGCCAGGTGTTCCGGCAGCAGCACGGCGCCTTCAAGGCTCAAG tgtccacGCTGCTGACGGTGCTGCCACCCCCCCGTGTCCGGTGCCGCCAGGTGACCGTGTCCGGCAAATACCTGACCGTGCTCAaag tgctcaATGGCAGCTCTCAGGAGGAGCTCTCTCTCTGGGACGTTCAGATCCTGCCCAATTTCAACGCCAGTTACCTGCCCGTGATGCCCGacggctccgtgctgctggtgGATGATGTGTG ccaccaCTCCGGGGAGGTCCCCGTGGGCGCCTTCTGCCGTGTCCCCGGGTGCCACTCGCggtggccctgtcccctgagcgccctggaggagcagaacttcctgttccagctgcaggcGCCAGAGCGGCCACCCCGCGACGCCAAGGAG GGCCTGGAGGTGCCGCTGGTGGCCGTGGTGCGATGGTCGACGCCCAAGCTGCCCTTCACCGACAGCATCGTCACCCACTACCG GTTGCCCAGCATCCGGCTGGAGCGGCCGCGCTTTGTCATGACGGCCACCTGCGAGTCGCCGGTGGTGGCCCTGCAGCGCTTCACTGTCACCTACACCCTGCTCAACGACCTGCAGGACTTCCTGGCCGTCAGGCTCGTCTGGACACCCGAGGCCACCGCtg GGAAGGCGCGGGGAGCTCTGGATTCCGTCGTTTGCCACACGCCCCTGACCAACCTGGGCTACTCCCGCAAGGGCAGCGCCAGAACCTTCAGGGTGGCCTTCCAGGCCCTCAGGGCCGGGCTCTTCGAG ctgtcccagcacatGAAGCTGAAGCTCCAGTTCACGGCCAGTGTGACCAGTGCCCCCCCCGAGGCCCGCCCAGTTTCCCGCAAGAGCAGTCCCAGTTCCCCGGCCGTGCGGGAACTGGTGGCCGGGCTGGGCCGCTCCCAGTCCTTCTCCCACCAGCAGCCGGCCAGGAGCCACCTCATGag GTCTGGCAGTGTCATGGAGCGCCGTGCCATCACCCCCCCCGTGGGGTCCCCCGTGGGACGTCCCCTGTACCTCCCCGCGGGTGACAAAGCCGTGCTGGCCCTGGACAAGATCGCCAAGAGGGAGTGCAAGGTGCTGGTGGTGCCACCTGTcaagtga
- the LAMTOR4 gene encoding ragulator complex protein LAMTOR4: MTSALTQGLERVPAQAGYLVISDGAVLASSGDLENDEHTATVLQGLVATALGLRLPRGHEPPFRRLSVVFGEHSLLVTVSGQKLFVVKRHHHVQEPVAV; this comes from the exons ATG ACGTCGGCGCTGACGCAAGGCCTGGAGCGGGTCCCGGCTCAGGCCGGGTACCTCGTCATCAGCGACGGCGCCGTGCTGGCC TCCTCGGGGGACCTGGAGAACGACGAGCACACGGCCACCGTCCTGCAGGGCCTGGTGGCCACGGCGCTGGGGCTGCGGCTGCCCCGCGGCCACGAGCCGCCCTTCCGCCGCCTCTCGG tggTGTTTGGCGAGCACTCCCTCCTCGTCACCGTCTCGGGACAGAAACTCTTCGTGGTCAAGCGCCACCACCACGTCCAGGAGCCGGTGGCCGTGTga
- the TRAPPC14 gene encoding trafficking protein particle complex subunit 14 isoform X1 translates to MPDGSVLLVDDVCHHSGEVPVGAFCRVPGCHSRWPCPLSALEEQNFLFQLQAPERPPRDAKEGLEVPLVAVVRWSTPKLPFTDSIVTHYRLPSIRLERPRFVMTATCESPVVALQRFTVTYTLLNDLQDFLAVRLVWTPEATAGKARGALDSVVCHTPLTNLGYSRKGSARTFRVAFQALRAGLFELSQHMKLKLQFTASVTSAPPEARPVSRKSSPSSPAVRELVAGLGRSQSFSHQQPARSHLMRSGSVMERRAITPPVGSPVGRPLYLPAGDKAVLALDKIAKRECKVLVVPPVK, encoded by the exons ATGCCCGacggctccgtgctgctggtgGATGATGTGTG ccaccaCTCCGGGGAGGTCCCCGTGGGCGCCTTCTGCCGTGTCCCCGGGTGCCACTCGCggtggccctgtcccctgagcgccctggaggagcagaacttcctgttccagctgcaggcGCCAGAGCGGCCACCCCGCGACGCCAAGGAG GGCCTGGAGGTGCCGCTGGTGGCCGTGGTGCGATGGTCGACGCCCAAGCTGCCCTTCACCGACAGCATCGTCACCCACTACCG GTTGCCCAGCATCCGGCTGGAGCGGCCGCGCTTTGTCATGACGGCCACCTGCGAGTCGCCGGTGGTGGCCCTGCAGCGCTTCACTGTCACCTACACCCTGCTCAACGACCTGCAGGACTTCCTGGCCGTCAGGCTCGTCTGGACACCCGAGGCCACCGCtg GGAAGGCGCGGGGAGCTCTGGATTCCGTCGTTTGCCACACGCCCCTGACCAACCTGGGCTACTCCCGCAAGGGCAGCGCCAGAACCTTCAGGGTGGCCTTCCAGGCCCTCAGGGCCGGGCTCTTCGAG ctgtcccagcacatGAAGCTGAAGCTCCAGTTCACGGCCAGTGTGACCAGTGCCCCCCCCGAGGCCCGCCCAGTTTCCCGCAAGAGCAGTCCCAGTTCCCCGGCCGTGCGGGAACTGGTGGCCGGGCTGGGCCGCTCCCAGTCCTTCTCCCACCAGCAGCCGGCCAGGAGCCACCTCATGag GTCTGGCAGTGTCATGGAGCGCCGTGCCATCACCCCCCCCGTGGGGTCCCCCGTGGGACGTCCCCTGTACCTCCCCGCGGGTGACAAAGCCGTGCTGGCCCTGGACAAGATCGCCAAGAGGGAGTGCAAGGTGCTGGTGGTGCCACCTGTcaagtga